CCATGAACCTTGAAAATCATGTCTTATGCCAAGACTTGTTAAATTATTTCTAACTTAAGAGGAtcatgtaattaaatttttttttttaaatttaatagaaTTGTACTGCCTAAGCTTTGTCTTGGATTTGGTATTGTTGTAGTACTTGTAATCTGATTTGGATATTATGCTGTAGGAAAAATGATTAAGCTATTTAAAGTGAAGGAAAAGCAAAGGGAACTCGCAGAAAATGCTAATGGAAAGACACCCGTCAAGAAGCAAAGTGCAGGGGAATTACGTCTTCACAAAGGTTATGAgtccttttttatattttattttaatcactATAATATCATAGGTTAAGTGTTTCCCTCGACGTACCTGAGCATTTGCTATGAGGTATTTTATTCCATTAATATTTGGTTGATGTATCCTGAGATCTTGGACCAACATGcccaacttatttttttattttaagactTTGTTTGAAAGGTTTTTTGGAATCTCACTGGCTTAACTTGGCATTTGACTCATAAACTCAAacataaaactatatatttgatTCACTGCTAAAtagtagagttttttttttttttttttttttttttctaaagtttCTCTGTTTTTCATTTTGTAGATATCAGTGAATTGAACCTACCAAAATCTTGTGTCATATCTTTTCCCAATGGCAAGGATGACTTGATGAACTTTGAGGTTACCATTCGGCCTGATGACGGATATTATCTGTAAGTACTCTCAATAAAAATCCTCAGCAGTTTTCTAAAGGTGATGGAGTATCCTATCATGAGATTTTAAGCAACTTTAAATTGGCATTATAGTAGCCAATTTTGCTAGGTTATTTACAGAGCTATTGACAAACTTGGGAACAAGCAGAGCGTGATAGTTGGTTTAAGTTTTGAATATTAAAATGTATTGTTTTTGTGTTACAGAGGTGGTacatttttgttctcttttaacGTTTCACCTATTTACCCTCATGAGGCACCAAAGGTCAAGTGTAAGACAAAGGTAATCAAGCATGTCCAGTTCTCTAAAAATGTAGTACCTCAATACTCAATAATATTATGTGGTATTTGCAGTAAGGAAGTTTTAACAGTGCATCTATGATGCAGGTGTACCATCCTAATATCGACTTGGAAGGAAATGTCTGCCTTAACATTCTAAGAGAAGACTGGAAACCTGTTTTAAATATAAACACTATAATTTACGGGCTATTTCATCTTTTCACGGTATTGATTATTCTTCCACAAATACGATCTTGCAACTAGGTGGATGCCTTTTTATATTATAACTTGTCTTTGTTCATGCAGGAACCCAATTATGAAGATCCCCTCAATCATGATGCAGCTGCAGTTTTAAGGGACAACCCAAAATTGTTTGAATCCAATGTCCGAAGGGCAATGGCTGGTGGGTATGTAGGACAAACCCTCTTCCCACGCTGCCTTTAGCGGCCACCTGTTTTTCTAAGCACCAAGTTCATTGCTTGAAGCATCAAGGGCTGTAAATTTGCATTGGACAAGAATTTTCAGAATCAAGAGGTCCATTGGAAGATGTTTGTATGCTGTGTAACTTAATGACATGTTTGAGTTATTGGTTGGGAACATctgattttctttattttgatctGAATCACCAGGATAAGACATCAGTTAtgtatttacttatttttatattttattgggGGAAAACATGCTTTCACTGCCATGCTTGAGCAAATTATGCTAAAAGTCAATTTCTGTGTTCTGCACTTGTCTTCAGTGTTATATTGACCCCAcctgttaattttttttttttttaaagttggcCTATGATCATAGTCTTTCAGTACCAGGACACTTATTACGGGATTCCTTCCTAAATATCAATCCTTATTGGAATTCTAATGTGTATTTTGACTTTTCGAggtaaaaaaaggaaaagaaaaaaaaaggtgcactAACCATGATCTTGTGATCAAATCTGAGTGGGTTAATTGAGAAACCAGGCCTCTTTTGGCACTGGTCTGAGGAAGTAACATGAGTTGCTTTTTCCAGTATGCTATTGTTCCAACCAACAGCAAGGCAACAGGATCTATACCTTAGCGTGTGTGTGGAGTCGGTGGAACTAAATTTGTGGTTGAAGAACGTGTCTATGAAATGAGCATTGCAACTTGCAAAGATCATTTCCCGGAAGTGGTGCACGAATTATAGTACTGGAAGCATTGATGAAATCGTTCCATATTGGAGTACAAAATTGTGGATAGCCATGAAATCAAGCCATACTTGCAGTGGGTGGTAATAAGAAGGAAAATATTAGCCTCAAGGCTCAAAGAAATGAtcatcttaaatatatatatattaaaataacaagatttttttgagaaagaggaGATAGATACTACAGATTATGGAGAGAGAATGTAGCAAAATCTaaattacagtttttttttttttggtaagccaaaaaaaagagtagaaagGGGCGACCAGtgtagctttcttttcttacttaGGCATAACTATAGTAACCCCTTACCTGCTCCCAAGCAAAACCTAATACTCCCGTTTTGTGTGacgaaatctaaattacaattCAAGTCACTAATGCTTGTGATTCTAGAACCACTCAAAATGGCTATTAAATAATGCATTTTTAGGAAGCTAAGTTTCAGCTCTGAAATAGTTGGGTCCTTATTGAATGTTAGATGGTCTTCCTTCTCCTCCGTATAGCTCACATGAAAGAGGGCAGTATTccacgcaaaaaaaaaaatagctttctTTATTTACTTTGTTTTTTGCTGAAAGCTTCTTTATTTACTTAAGACTTAAGACTAACACCACCCAAATAAACTACTATCACCCTCATATGCATCACCAACTGTACACAGAATATAGCAAGAACGAAAGCTCAAGTGTCTAGGCAATGAATCAGCAAATTGTCCACTGTTTTGCTAAAACACCTAGACATGCAACACTGATTTACCAAATTGATCTCTCTTTTAGTAGGAATTATCCAATCTCATTTTTCCCTCCAAGGCTGCTGTCCaactggagggaaaaaaaaaactccctttAATATTTTAGTGCATCATATACTCTTCCACAGAGCTCTTGCATCATTAGAACCATGAAGAGCTTCATAGTAAAATTTTATGTCAAACTTAACATTACCTTTTGGTTTTCACTTCAATTGATCTCAAGCACCTCCACCTCGAATATTCGAATAAAGgatatttatatataagtataatttAACAGACTCCAATTTCCAATCATTAAAACAACGGACAAATTCCATGATGAAGTCCCTTATCCAAGAATACACCAATGCGTCTTTGTCAACTGTAAATGAGTACAAATGAATGACATTGTGCATATTCCAAAGTGAGAAGTCAAATACGCAACTTTTCCATCAAGAACAGTCATTTctcccccacaaaaaaaaaagaaaaagaaaaaatcatatgcatttggtattgcattttcATATTATAAAGCTTGGTTGAATAGTTTGGATTTGTAACCAAATTATGCCAAGCCACATTATATAGATCGTGAGTTTCCATGCGAATGAACCAAACATACACAGCCCCAACCAAAAAAGAGACCATTTGTGTGACCTTGAACTTTGTGAGAGAGCAGTTCCATTGCAGAGGAGATTCAATTAAAGAATAcaatttggggaaaaaaaaatccatcataTATAAATACGTTTTTTCCACTAAAAGTAGAGAGGTGAGAAGAAATATATGGAGAAGAACACACACACCTCtatattattgataatattaagtgatacaagaaaaaaaaaaaaaaaaaaaaaaaggattttcaGACCATATACAAATGAAACGAACAATCAATGAAGTGGAATCTGCTACAATCAATGAAGTGAAATCTGCTGTGGGACATACAAGTATTCAAGCTATTAAATGAAATGCTCCTCAGCTATCTAAAATCTATTAACACACGATATCTGAAGACCTCACAAAACCGAGTGAAAATCTGTGAAGAACAGAAAAAATGGAGTAGGATGTTAATGCCGCTTTAGAGAGACTAGTTGAGGCTGTGATCAGAGTTAAGAAGCTTTGGCAAACCTCTTGACTATACCAGCCATGTACTTGCCCTGATGCTCTGCAAGAGCAAGCTCAGTATCACTTGGTTCCCTAGTGCCATCACCAGAAAATACTCCTGCACCATATGGAGATCCGCCTCTGATGGAGTCCATTTTGAACATTCCAGCACCAAAAGTGTACCCAATAGGTACATAAAGCATCCCATGATGGGCTAACTGAGTGATTGCTGTCCAACTGCAGCACattaacaaattcattaaataaagCTTGATCACTTAAATAATAGTTATCAAGAGGGTGCCCCATAGCTTCAACAAAATTATATTGATGTATGGCATAATAACAAATATGGCCCTAACTGGAGCATAGaccattttttatgtttattccCCCTCCCACCTATCTCTTTCTCCAACTAAAGGTACAAGGAACCCCTGTCCATGCTAGATATCAATCTTTTGTAGTCAGTTGATATGTATTACATTGGGTTAATAACAGGAAGACGTTTAAATAAATCAAAGACACCACAACCAAAAGAAATTATGCAGGAGGATCTTAGTTTGACGCTTTGGCTCCTCAAAATAATAGTGTTTTGGAACAAATTCAGCCAGTAAGGTTTCTACACATTGTATGAGGGTGGGAATTTGATCCCATCTTCACTTGGGTTGGAGGTTTTATGGATTGGGAAGGATACCCCTGCCTTaggactgaaaaaaaaaatcatttggcTTGGGGGTAATGATGACCATGTCTATACCTGAGGCACTCAGTGGCATAAGGAGTGAACAGATGGATTTTGTTTGGGGTAAGAGCGGTACCTATGTCCTGAGCAGGAAAATGCTTATATGCTTTTGTCAGCTATTACCAAGAAGAACTTAGGTCTTGAGCTAAAAGGCTAAATGGCTATTATTATACGATTGGAATAAGCTTTTAATTGTACATTGTAAAACAAGTAAACTTTCAGTACATAACAGAACTTGATTACAAGCATAATCCCCAAATCCTTAGAAGTTCTTGGAACTGCAAACTATATGCAAGATATGAAACATCCAAACAATGCTTTGAAGGAGAGGAAAAAGCAGATTGTAACAACCACCTCGAACTCAAGTCTAAATTCCATTTTATATTGTTGTTGGTATAAAACTTAAATAGTCAGCCACATTTACAGATGTACGAAATGCAAGGTACATTCTGAGCtttatttaatgaatttaatttttatcatgTTTCTAggcaagataaaaaaaataatcaggtataaagtataaacaagGAGAAAAAGATGAAAACCACGACATATATTTGCTGAGCAGTCAGATCAGATATGGGTACTTCCTTATCTTCATCTCTGAACCCAGCATAAAAGGCACATAAGGGACTGGAGTTATCAACAATTGATTAGCAGAATCTCAAACCATATAACTGCTTACTAAGTATCGGTCCGATTTGATTGAATGTCCCCAAAGTGACAATTACTTTCTAAGTAGGATCTATATAATTCCCACCCATCTGATTACCACCTTTCTTGAAACTCAACTACATCAGTAAGTTCTGTCTGATGTCTGAACCCCTTCCAACTGATCAaactaatatttatataaagatGTTGTTCTAATCACTCATTCTGTCATTTATCTCTCCCCAGAAATTTAGTTGAATCGACCAAATATTCTCAACCACTTACCAATAGggaacaaaattgaaatttataggTAGAAGTTCTCTTTGTCAAGGTGAATCACTCTGACTAATTCTAGATGACAGCATATGGGGGGACCAACAGACTAGTAAAATGTCTGACTTCCTGCAAATAGATTCTTACATCCAGCATGTTCCCTTCCCCCAAAGGTTCTCACCCCCACAGTTATCCCAATTCTCTTGTTTGGAAGCAAATCACATTTACAATCTCAAAATGTGCCAAGTCACCAACAACTAATCATACAAACAATGGCATCTAATAAGGATTCCTACTATCCTATACTCATGCAACCAACAAATTGCATAGAGCTCTATAATGTTTCTAGCTCATCCAATTCCACATAATTCTTAAATGTATCAAGAACATTACTCAAACCAATAATATATACAAGAAAAACAACGTATAATCAAATTTTGCTGCAAaacataagccaaaaaaaaaaaaaaaaacctcttgaATCAGTTCAATTACTCAATATCAAAGGCCATACTTACGCCGTGGTCTCCTGCCCGCCTCCCTGCGTGCCAGTGCTAACAAAAAACCCAGCAGGCACGCCCGCCAGTTTCTGCTGCTCCCACAGCCGCCCTGTCGAGTCAAAAAACGCCTTCATCTGCGCCGCCATGCACCCATACCTCGTTGGAAACCCAAAAAGAAACCCATCAGCCTCAACCAACTCCTCCACAGATATCAAGGGAACCTCATTGTCCTTCGGAGGCACCCTCATTTGCTCCAAGATATCCGGAGCCAAAGTCTCTGGGACTCTATAAAGAACCCCTTCAACACCTTCAATTGAATCAACCCCTTTCTTCATTCTCTTAGCCAAAATCTCCACATGGCCATACGTTGAGTAAAACACTATGAAAATCTTGAGCTTCTTGGGAAATTGTAGCCCATCTTGAACttgtgttgttgttgtattaATGCTTTGGGTCTGGCTTTGCCCAGAAATTATAACAGTACTGTTCCTTTCTTGGTTTGGAGTTGGAGGATCTTTATCAGAAACACCTTTTGGTGCTCTTTGCTTGCTTGGTACACACCCACCTCCTTTACCCATAAAGACTTCAACTGGGTCTTAGCCTTTTTTTAGTTTAACACTGAATTATGGTTATTCTAGCGAACTCAGACACAAGTGGTGCTTGATTTGGAAAAATAGGTGCTTGTAACTTGTAAGACAAGAATTCAAAGGCTCTTCAACTGGGTCTTAGCCTTTTTTGGTTTAACACTGAATTATGGTAATTCCAGCAAACTGATAAGACACAACAAGTACGATTGATTTGGAAAAATGGGTGTTTGGAAGACAAGAATTCAAAGGCTTACCAGGTTCTGAACTGCGAGATGGTCGGCCATAAAGTAGAACAACAAAGACAACTTGGGGAGTTGGACTTGAGGTTGGCCTTTTTAATTCTGAGTCGTTGTCTGGAGCTTTAAGATAATAATCGCTGGCaatttagatttatatataaaaaaaaaagtttagagtTTTGAGAATCTCTTGAGCATGTTCTTTGATTTGAATATTTCACTAGTTAAACTTTGAATATTTCACTAGCATCCACGAATGAGTTACCATTCTAGGATTCGTTTTTCGCAATTGGCCAATAGTAAGTGAATACGTGCCGTTTGATATTGTGATCAATAATAATAAGTAGAACTTttggttcatatatatatatatataagagtagAACTTTTGGCACACGCTCTGACCAGATGGAAATGGGTGGATAGAATTGAAAGAATTTTCCAAGAACATTCATTTTAGTAGGAAATATTcattaatgtatattttttaaaaagtcaaaatttatttttcctcac
This portion of the Castanea sativa cultivar Marrone di Chiusa Pesio chromosome 7, ASM4071231v1 genome encodes:
- the LOC142642322 gene encoding putative NAD(P)H dehydrogenase (quinone) FQR1-like 2; this encodes MGKGGGCVPSKQRAPKGVSDKDPPTPNQERNSTVIISGQSQTQSINTTTTQVQDGLQFPKKLKIFIVFYSTYGHVEILAKRMKKGVDSIEGVEGVLYRVPETLAPDILEQMRVPPKDNEVPLISVEELVEADGFLFGFPTRYGCMAAQMKAFFDSTGRLWEQQKLAGVPAGFFVSTGTQGGGQETTAWTAITQLAHHGMLYVPIGYTFGAGMFKMDSIRGGSPYGAGVFSGDGTREPSDTELALAEHQGKYMAGIVKRFAKAS
- the LOC142643173 gene encoding NEDD8-conjugating enzyme Ubc12, which produces MIKLFKVKEKQRELAENANGKTPVKKQSAGELRLHKDISELNLPKSCVISFPNGKDDLMNFEVTIRPDDGYYLGGTFLFSFNVSPIYPHEAPKVKCKTKVYHPNIDLEGNVCLNILREDWKPVLNINTIIYGLFHLFTEPNYEDPLNHDAAAVLRDNPKLFESNVRRAMAGGYVGQTLFPRCL